TCGTTGAAGGGCGCATCCTCCTTGGTCAGCATGTTAACGTTCATTTCCTTCCAGCCGTGGGTTTCCGTATTCAGGGTTTCCGGGTTCCAGAAGCGCTCCATGTATACCGTCCCCGGCTTGATTCCCTCAGTGACGGAAGCCAGTGCTCTGATCTTCCCGCGTTTTGATTCCACCCACGCCCAATCCCCTTCGGAGAGGCCGTAAACGGCGGCGTCCTGGGGATGAATCCAGAGCTCAGGCACGGGGTAGATCTCCCGAAGCCAGGGAATGTTTCTCAGCGTATTGTGATGGTAGAATGGAATTCTACCGCCGGTCATGACTAGGGGATATTCAGAAGAAAGCGTCCCGCCGTCCAGAGGACTTTCGTGGGGCTCCAGATAATAGGGGAGGGGATCGTAGTCCTTTGAAGCCGGAGGCAGATCGCAGGGGCTGAAAGGCCGTCCCGTTCTTGCAAGGGTAATCATGCTTTCCAGATAGATTTCGCATTTCTTTGAGGGCGTGTGAAAGCCTTCGGGCTTGCCGGTTCGTGGATTTTCCTGCTGGTAAACATAGTAGGATTTCCATTCTTCAGTGGGCATAAAGACATAGGGCGTTATTTCCTTCAGTTGATCCCATGTCAGGCCTAAACGGCTCAGGAAATGATCGAAGATCTCATCGACCTTATCCCAATAAGGGAGATCCTTGCCCATATATTCCGCATCAAAGGCCTTGGCGCAGGCTTCGTGGCCTTTATCGCCGCAGCGCTTGGCAATCATGGACCAGATGACCGTTTCGTCCACGGTTTCCCACAGATGGGTTGCAGCCTGCCTGGCAAATAGCTTGTTGCAGATTTCGATCATCATATCCGTCTCCAGCCATTCTTCTGTTGGAAGCAGAATGTCCGCATACGCAGAAAAGGAAGTGGGATACATATACATATGTACGATAAAATCAAGCTCCTTTATGGCTTCTTCCCATCTTTGGCTGTTGGCTACGGCGCCCAGCTTGTTCCCGGAACGCTCGATCCAGACTCTGGGCTTATAGGGCTTTCCTGTCAGGATTGCCTCAAGGACGCTGGAGGGGTGACCCGCATACCAGATGCCCAGTCCTTTGTATTCATTTCCTCCCAACCGTTTTTTCAGCTGTTCCTGCGGCAGTCTGTCCGCGGCGATGGGCACGGGATAAAAGGGCATATCGAATACGCCACTCTTGCGGAACCTCTGCAACAAGGCACCCGGCTTTTCCACATTGCCCATGAGCAGGTCGATGGTTGCCGCTGCCATTGCAGCCTGAACGGAGTTGGGCGTCTGATCTGTGGCAACGCCCAGCGCAATGCCGCTTGGTGTATTCTTAGCAAACAGGTTGATAGCCTCTTCGATTTTACTCGCATCCAAAAGGCATAGCTCAGCTGCCTTCTCCAGCGTGAACGGTTCTACGCGCTCCCAAAGAAGCTGAAAGCCGGTCTTATATGCGGCACCGTCCACAAGAAAGCTTCCGTCCAAGGCGGGGGAAAGTTCATCATTCCATGGATATTCCATGGGCTGCATGGTATTTGTCTTGGTATCCCAAACCATGAAGGTATCGGGGATATCGGGATTGTCGCTGACCTTTGCCCGAACCTGCATCTTTGTACTGACATCCACCAGATAGGGAAGATTGGTCCATTTCATTACAAAGTCATGGTCATAGAGCTGATGCTCCAGAATGTAGCGAACCCAGCACAAGAGCAAAGCTACGTCAGAGCCGGGACGGATGGGCAGCCAGATATCGGATTTGGCTGCATCCGGCGTAAACCGTGGATCGATCACAACGGTCTTTACGCCGTTGCTGCGCAGGTCCGCAACGGCACCACCGCCTGTGGCAGGGCAGGAATAGGAAGGCGCGGTCCCCCAGAGAACCAGAGTTTTAATTGGGGTGTCTTCCGGATAGTAAAGCTCCAGAGCATTGGAATCAGCAATACTGGGATCGTCTCCACCATACATCATCGTATAGGATAACACCCGGGGAAGGTAGCACTGGGCACAGCCCGGTTCAAACCAGTTGGGGGTACCGAAGATGTTGCAGAACCTTGCGATACTCCAAATCTCGGGATTGCCTCCGCCTCCCGTGGAACAGAATACCGTTTCTGCTCCGTAGTGTTCCCGGGCGTCCATGAGCTTATCTGCGATGATGTCCAGCGCTTCGTCCCAGGATATGCGCTTCCATTTGTTCTCTCCCCGTTTTCCGACCCGCATCATCGGATATTTGTTACGGTTTGGATGGTACAGCGCTTGAATCCCAGAAAGCCCTTTGGCACACATTCTTCCTTTGCTCATAGGATCTTCCGGATTGCCTTCGAGCTTGATGACGCGGCCATTTTTCACGTGTGCAATCACTCCACAGTTTTGAATGCAGGCCCTGCAGTTGGTTTTAATCTTTTTTACAGATGAAACCGTATTGGCGGTATCTGCTGTTCCTTTCACAAGACTGCGCCCTGTATCATGGGTTGAAGGAAGACCTCCTATGCGGATTGCATTGAGAATGTCTCCTTTTGCCAATGGTGTTGCTTGCATTTTTTGCCTCCTTTGCGTTGGATGAGAATGCTTGTGTTTTCCTCTCGTGTCAAACAACTGATTGAGAGGGAATAACATCTATGTTACTTTTGAAATATACTTTCAAAAGTTGACATACTGAAAATTGAAGCAGAAGGGTCATGATGAATGTTGTCTGTCTGCTTCCTAAGCGATATGCTTTATGCAGGTTGATTGATTCGAAAAGATGATGGCGAATACCGGCTTGTTATTCCTTCGAAAATTCTGCCGCTAAAGATCAAGGAGCGTGCGCTGATAGTTGAAAATTTGCTCCAGCGGAAGAAGTGCTGCGCCCAGAAGGGAGGCGTTCTCCTTAACACCGGAAGCGAGGATGCGGATGGTTTCATATCCGTAAAAGTTATTCTTCAATTCGAGCTTGGCAATGCCGACTTCAATGAGACGATCCATATACGCACCAAGATCTCCGCCGATAATGATAAAGGACGGATCGACGCTGAGCAAAATGACATCCAGCCCTGCAAAAAGATGTCTTACATATTCTTCAATAATCTTTTCCACAGAGGGAATGCCTGACTCATAATCTTGGAAAAGTTGCCGGAGGTATTCGGTCTCGCTCATATTTTCTGGCTTGCTTTTCAAAAGAGCGCGCTTCGAGGCGAACAATTCCCAGCATCCGTAACGACCGCAGCTGCAGCGGATTTTCTCGTCGGATACTTTCAGGTGTCCAAATTCCCCGGCACGTTTATTTCTGCCTCTGAAGAGAAATCGGTCGATGAGGATCCCTGATCCGATTCCTTCCGCGATAGAGACATAGACAAAATTG
This genomic window from Clostridiales bacterium contains:
- a CDS encoding molybdopterin-dependent oxidoreductase; the encoded protein is MQATPLAKGDILNAIRIGGLPSTHDTGRSLVKGTADTANTVSSVKKIKTNCRACIQNCGVIAHVKNGRVIKLEGNPEDPMSKGRMCAKGLSGIQALYHPNRNKYPMMRVGKRGENKWKRISWDEALDIIADKLMDAREHYGAETVFCSTGGGGNPEIWSIARFCNIFGTPNWFEPGCAQCYLPRVLSYTMMYGGDDPSIADSNALELYYPEDTPIKTLVLWGTAPSYSCPATGGGAVADLRSNGVKTVVIDPRFTPDAAKSDIWLPIRPGSDVALLLCWVRYILEHQLYDHDFVMKWTNLPYLVDVSTKMQVRAKVSDNPDIPDTFMVWDTKTNTMQPMEYPWNDELSPALDGSFLVDGAAYKTGFQLLWERVEPFTLEKAAELCLLDASKIEEAINLFAKNTPSGIALGVATDQTPNSVQAAMAAATIDLLMGNVEKPGALLQRFRKSGVFDMPFYPVPIAADRLPQEQLKKRLGGNEYKGLGIWYAGHPSSVLEAILTGKPYKPRVWIERSGNKLGAVANSQRWEEAIKELDFIVHMYMYPTSFSAYADILLPTEEWLETDMMIEICNKLFARQAATHLWETVDETVIWSMIAKRCGDKGHEACAKAFDAEYMGKDLPYWDKVDEIFDHFLSRLGLTWDQLKEITPYVFMPTEEWKSYYVYQQENPRTGKPEGFHTPSKKCEIYLESMITLARTGRPFSPCDLPPASKDYDPLPYYLEPHESPLDGGTLSSEYPLVMTGGRIPFYHHNTLRNIPWLREIYPVPELWIHPQDAAVYGLSEGDWAWVESKRGKIRALASVTEGIKPGTVYMERFWNPETLNTETHGWKEMNVNMLTKEDAPFNDVVGTYTLRAFLVKVSRADAPPEGVFTKPEDFKQWLPQSSDPTEGVRVK